One window of Gloeothece citriformis PCC 7424 genomic DNA carries:
- a CDS encoding CHAT domain-containing tetratricopeptide repeat protein, with the protein MDEARLQAYFNLIEQLLNCPQGDESNILQANEELLDRELLQVMANYAAWLEEQGNKNAADWLRNWALSLEEYLNRQEVNIEEYQDFLLEVLQAEYKNSDPAVVYPILERHQHLLNNTFAQLLQQWARNVFSKNNTEEAAAIAGVIQNLCIDIQQFPRGSRANNLEIAITGYDTLLKLYTREAFPEDWAGTQNNLGAAYRERIRGERAENLELALAAYHQSLEVYTREAFPVEWAGTQNNLGIAYRNRIRGERAENLELALAAYHQSLEVSTREAFPVEWAGTQNNLGIAYGERIRGERAENLELALAAYHQSLKVYTPQAFPVEWAGTQNNLGIAYGERIRGERAENLELAIAAYNQSLEVYTPQAFPVEWARAQNNLGNAYSSRIRGERAENLELAIAAYNQSLEVYTPQAFPVEWATTQNNLGNAYSSRIRGERAENLELAIAAYNQSLEVYTREAFPVDWARTQNNLGIAYGDRIRGERAENLELAIAAFNQSLEVRTRDAFPVEWAMPQNNLGIAYRNRIRGERAENLELAIAAYNQSLEVYTREAFPVDWALIQNNLGSAYSDRIRGERAENLELAIAAYNQSLEVYTREAFPEDWARTQNNLGIAYRDRIRGERAENLELAIAAYNQSLEVKTPIAFPIDCLQTGRNLGDVATLSEDWETARIGYSRAIAAVEQSRQWAKTHHSKGEIQADAIDVYHKMIEVCLKDNLLDLAFTTVESNKSRYLVELLDFINVTIPENITDDQRQLYDDYIGLRRQLDISGLEFRETKEGKEQLSRDHLRLDELLNNIQTFDPDFTLTQRVEPITLKTIQSILDENTVIWEWYISSDRFYTFIITHNSIDVVVSNSDELETLIDWAKDYLTDYRQKGWENNLPEKLAKLGDTLLLPQVLAKTPHECKHLILIPHQYLHLFPIHAISTLQQRFTDGIQYIPSCQLLHRLHQKSFNREYPSHLRYFFGLQNPTEDLAYSDVEVETIQQKFNPNIFILKGKEATKNKFIHPDTINRLKESSFVHFACHGGYNFKSPLESALLLAGSIETEQTAINREEETSTITLRDGSRGNTKEGLTLRDIFEKINLSQCYLVALSACETGITGFSKEIDEYIGLGSGFLYAGSLHVINSLWSVGDFPTALLMIRFYQLLLDETNSLTVCQALQTTQQWMQTATRQDIINWVQTLNFSNEKLIENISISLRRDYPNPPFNHPIYWAAFCSLGNVS; encoded by the coding sequence ATGGATGAAGCTAGATTACAAGCTTATTTCAATTTAATTGAACAGTTGCTCAACTGCCCCCAAGGTGATGAATCTAATATCCTGCAAGCTAATGAGGAGTTGTTGGATAGGGAGTTATTGCAGGTGATGGCAAACTATGCAGCATGGTTGGAGGAACAGGGTAATAAGAATGCTGCGGACTGGTTGCGGAATTGGGCGCTTTCTTTGGAGGAATATCTCAACCGTCAAGAGGTCAATATTGAGGAATATCAGGACTTTTTATTAGAAGTATTACAAGCAGAATATAAAAATAGTGATCCTGCGGTAGTTTATCCGATTTTAGAACGTCACCAACACCTATTAAATAATACCTTTGCCCAACTGTTGCAACAATGGGCGAGAAATGTGTTTTCTAAAAATAATACAGAAGAGGCGGCGGCTATTGCAGGGGTGATTCAAAATTTATGTATTGATATTCAACAGTTTCCTAGAGGAAGTCGGGCTAATAATCTAGAAATTGCCATTACAGGATATGACACTTTGTTAAAACTATATACCCGTGAAGCCTTTCCTGAAGATTGGGCAGGGACACAAAATAATCTGGGGGCGGCTTATAGAGAGCGCATCCGAGGGGAAAGGGCAGAGAATCTAGAATTGGCTCTAGCGGCATATCACCAGTCATTAGAAGTTTATACCCGTGAAGCCTTTCCTGTTGAATGGGCAGGGACACAAAATAATCTGGGGATAGCTTATAGAAATCGCATCCGAGGGGAAAGGGCAGAGAATCTAGAATTGGCTCTAGCGGCATATCACCAGTCATTAGAAGTTTCTACCCGTGAAGCCTTTCCTGTTGAATGGGCAGGGACACAAAATAATCTGGGGATAGCTTATGGAGAGCGCATCCGAGGGGAAAGGGCAGAGAATCTAGAATTGGCTCTAGCGGCATATCACCAGTCATTAAAAGTTTATACCCCCCAAGCCTTTCCTGTTGAATGGGCAGGGACACAAAATAATCTGGGGATAGCTTATGGAGAGCGCATCCGAGGGGAAAGGGCAGAGAATCTAGAATTAGCCATAGCAGCGTATAACCAGTCATTAGAAGTTTATACCCCCCAAGCCTTTCCTGTTGAATGGGCAAGGGCACAAAATAATCTGGGGAATGCTTATAGCTCTCGCATCCGAGGGGAAAGGGCAGAGAATCTAGAATTAGCTATAGCAGCATATAACCAGTCATTAGAAGTTTATACCCCCCAAGCCTTTCCTGTTGAATGGGCAACGACACAAAATAATCTGGGGAATGCTTATAGCTCTCGCATCCGAGGGGAAAGGGCAGAGAATCTAGAATTAGCTATAGCAGCATATAACCAGTCATTAGAAGTTTATACCCGCGAAGCCTTTCCTGTTGATTGGGCAAGGACACAAAATAATCTGGGGATAGCTTATGGTGATCGCATCCGAGGGGAACGGGCAGAGAATCTAGAATTGGCTATAGCAGCATTTAACCAGTCATTAGAAGTAAGAACCCGTGATGCCTTTCCTGTTGAATGGGCAATGCCACAAAATAATCTGGGGATAGCTTATAGAAATCGTATCCGAGGGGAAAGGGCAGAGAATCTAGAATTGGCTATAGCAGCATATAACCAGTCATTAGAAGTTTATACCCGTGAAGCCTTTCCTGTTGATTGGGCTTTGATACAAAATAATCTGGGGAGTGCTTATAGTGATCGCATCCGAGGGGAAAGGGCAGAGAATCTAGAATTAGCTATAGCAGCATATAACCAGTCATTAGAAGTTTATACCCGTGAAGCCTTTCCTGAAGATTGGGCAAGGACACAAAATAATCTGGGGATAGCTTATAGAGATCGCATCCGAGGGGAAAGGGCAGAGAATCTAGAATTGGCTATAGCAGCATATAACCAGTCATTAGAAGTAAAAACCCCGATCGCTTTTCCGATAGACTGTTTACAAACAGGACGTAATTTAGGGGATGTTGCTACCCTCTCTGAAGACTGGGAAACGGCAAGAATTGGCTATAGTCGGGCTATTGCTGCGGTAGAACAAAGTCGACAATGGGCTAAAACTCACCACAGTAAGGGAGAAATACAAGCAGATGCCATCGATGTTTATCACAAAATGATCGAAGTTTGTTTAAAAGATAACCTGTTAGATTTAGCCTTTACCACTGTTGAAAGTAATAAATCTCGGTATTTAGTAGAATTATTGGACTTTATTAACGTTACGATTCCTGAGAATATAACCGACGACCAAAGACAATTGTATGATGATTATATCGGGTTACGTCGTCAGTTAGATATATCAGGGTTAGAGTTTAGGGAAACAAAAGAAGGCAAAGAACAGTTAAGCCGCGATCATCTTCGGTTAGATGAACTGCTAAATAATATCCAAACTTTTGATCCCGATTTTACCCTAACCCAACGGGTTGAACCGATTACATTAAAAACTATTCAATCTATCCTAGATGAGAATACCGTGATTTGGGAATGGTATATAAGCAGCGATCGCTTTTATACTTTTATCATCACTCATAATAGTATTGATGTAGTGGTGAGTAACAGTGATGAGTTAGAAACCTTAATAGACTGGGCTAAAGATTACTTAACAGACTATCGTCAAAAAGGATGGGAAAATAACTTACCCGAAAAACTAGCTAAATTAGGGGATACCTTGTTACTGCCTCAAGTCTTAGCAAAAACCCCTCATGAGTGTAAACATTTAATCTTAATTCCCCATCAATACTTACATTTATTTCCCATTCATGCCATTTCAACCCTACAACAAAGATTTACAGACGGTATTCAATATATTCCCAGTTGCCAACTTTTACACAGATTACATCAAAAATCCTTTAATAGAGAATACCCTAGTCATTTAAGATATTTTTTCGGACTGCAAAACCCAACGGAAGATTTAGCCTATAGTGATGTAGAAGTAGAAACCATTCAACAAAAATTTAACCCTAATATTTTTATTCTCAAAGGAAAAGAAGCCACTAAAAACAAATTTATTCACCCCGACACTATAAATAGATTAAAAGAGAGTTCTTTTGTTCATTTTGCTTGTCATGGAGGATATAACTTTAAATCTCCCTTAGAGTCAGCTTTACTTTTAGCCGGAAGCATAGAAACAGAACAAACCGCTATCAATAGAGAGGAAGAAACCTCAACAATTACCTTGAGAGATGGTAGCAGAGGAAACACCAAAGAAGGGTTAACCCTGCGGGATATCTTTGAAAAAATTAACTTATCTCAATGTTATTTAGTCGCCTTATCTGCTTGCGAAACAGGGATAACCGGCTTTAGCAAAGAAATAGATGAATATATCGGGTTAGGAAGTGGATTTTTATATGCTGGAAGTCTTCATGTTATCAACAGTTTATGGAGTGTAGGAGATTTCCCAACAGCGCTGTTAATGATTCGTTTTTATCAACTGCTGTTAGATGAAACCAACTCCTTAACCGTTTGTCAAGCATTACAAACCACTCAACAGTGGATGCAAACCGCCACCAGACAAGATATTATTAACTGGGTACAAACCTTAAACTTTAGTAATGAAAAACTAATTGAAAATATCAGCATCAGTTTAAGACGAGATTATCCTAACCCACCCTTTAACCATCCCATATATTGGGCTGCCTTTTGTAGTTTAGGTAATGTAAGCTAG